Genomic window (Vitis riparia cultivar Riparia Gloire de Montpellier isolate 1030 chromosome 4, EGFV_Vit.rip_1.0, whole genome shotgun sequence):
GAAAAGCCAAACATACTAGCTAAGCCTAGAGGACTGCAAGAAATCCTCACCACCTATATCCTTTGCTCAGATGGTCCACATGCTGCAGAGGAAAGCTTCTTTTTGTATTCTACTGCTTGCATCAGGTAGAAGAATTACTGGTCCACACCTCAGTTTTAGTCATACACTTCTTTTTCTACTGGAGAGGAATGCTAGAGCTTTTCAGCTGAACCTGGTTAGGAATTCACAAAACTCACTGAAAATGACAAACTCTAATCGGAATTGGAATGGGTGGTTGATATACACTTTAGCCACAGCAGCAAAAATTGGTTTTGGAATCAGAAAAAGTTATATAAAGATAGAGTTTTACAGGTGTACCCAATGGATTCCTCTGTCTTGTACCTAGAAAAGGTTATTATGGCATTTCGTATTCGTCATTACTACTTGTGGACATAGGAAAATCCGTGTGGTCTCCATTAGAGAGGAGGTCATAGGCCCCAGTGCGGCCGGCCAAATAGtccatttttattaattgtatGGCATAGTGGTAAAATAAGTCTCCCAATCGTTTCTATTTTGGCAAGAAGAGGGTAAGTATTCAAATGTAGGGATTAGAACCGTTGTAGCTGGGCATCTCAATTGAATCCAACTGCTAAACCttttgtaatattaagttaCAAATAGAGGATCAAAACAAAAGTTTTTGGTGTTTCGAATTTTGCTTCTATTTGTCTTAAGTGCTTTAGATGAGCTAAGATTTTTCACTATGTTGGATGATTACCATGATTTTTCTGattgaaattgaattatgaCTTTTTGATTGGAATTTTGGGGTCTATAAATATGAACTTATAATGCATACCAGTGATAGCATGAATGGGAATTTAAGAGTTTcctctaaaaaaacaaaaaaaaaaaattgtattgcaGGATGGAAACTGTGAAGTTGAGGACATCCTCTGGCATGGCAAAGATTGCAGGTGTTTTAATCTGCATAGCAGGTGCTGCAACAATAGCATTTTACAAGGGCCCCCATTTGCAACTCATGTTACATCATCACCTTTTTGGACACCATAACAGCCACGAACATCAATCTCATGTAAGCTCTGGTGCAACGTGGGTGAAGGGATGCTTACTCATGCTCATGTCCAACACCTTCTGGGGCTTGTGGCTTGTATTGCAGGTAGTCTTGTTCTATTGTACATGCATTTATGCTgttttggttgctgagaaaatgtggaAAAAGAAACTTATAGTGAACTTAGAATCTTGTATATTGTCTATGTTCGGTTTAAGGTCTCAAAAGCTTGttcgttttcttttcttatgtttCCAATACATACTTTTAATTAGGATTAGAAGTGGAACTTGAGAGTAAGTCCACTTTAATGGTAGGCTGAGACAAATCTAATATAGTGAGTTGTTGATCTTTGAAATGGAGACAGGCTTACATCATGAAAAGCTACCCTGCAAAGCTTCTGCTGACAACCCTACAGTGCCTTTTGAGCTCAATTCAATCGTTTTTCATTGCTATTGCTTTGGAAAGAGACCCTGATCAGTGGAAGCTGGGCTGGAATGTGAAACTCGGAGCTGTAGCCTACACGGTAACAAAACCAGAGACCTGTTTCAAATATTCTCCTATATACCTTAATTAATAGTTTGTATGTTTCATTGGACTGCCATCTGTAACTCATTAGATATGATTTATTGTAATCATCTCTTGGAAACAATGCCCTTGATATGCAAATAGATGGCTGACCGTGGTGCAATGCTTGATACATCCAACACCATCAGGGCATGAACCATCCATCACCAccaaaaaatgaacaaaaatccATAGAAAAGCATgctaaatagaatttttattgtTACTTTTCCCCTAAAGATTGTTAAAACTAATTGCAAGCTTCTGCAGGGAATTGTTGTGACAGGTGTTACATACTACCTACAAACATGGGTCATCGAGAAGAAGGGGCCTGTTTTTCTAGCCATGTCCACACCATTTGCCCTAATCATTACTATATTTTGTTCAGCAATTTTCTTAGGCGAGGCCATTAGTTTGGGAAGGTAATTTACTCTGACAAGAACCCTCCTTGCCTGCCAATTGTGGTATTCATTACAactctattttcttatttattgatttgtttttcGTTTTCCTTGCTGGGTATGTAGTATCTTAGGTGGGGTCTTGTTGGTTGGAGGGCTATATAGTGTTTTATGGGGGAAGAGCAAAGAACAGAAGATGGAAAAAACTTCTTCGACAGGCCAAGCTGAGAAGGAAACAGAGCTTAAAGAAGAAGTGGCTGCTCAGAGTCCACCCCCACCATTTTTTGTGTAATGTGCATGCCCTACAGTTCTTCAAAGGGCATGGGGACCTCCAAAACTATATTGGGACATCACGCATTTCAGTACACCCCCCATCatcttgttttcatttttgtacGTACTTTTGGGGAGGGGTGGTGATTGAGTCCAGGAGATGTGGACTGCGTAGGAATGGGAGTGTAAGTCATCTATGCCAATGGGCTTGAAACTAAAAGGCTCAGAGGCAACACTGAGATGACCATTTTCCCACTGTATTAATATACAATAATGGAGCATATATTGTTTCTTCTCATACCCGTAAAATATTTAGTTCTAGATTTCAGAGAAATGTTAACCATATTAAGTTCCGATGTATTGTGATAGATGCTCCAAGCAATTTTATAAAATCGTTAGCACTATCCATGTAAGAGCATTCCCAAGAAATTTGTTTAAATTCGACTCTAGAAGACATTGTGAAAGATAAAATGCAAAGTATGTGTATGAATGTGAATTGCTTTCTTTCACTCTTATGTCCTTGAATAGCAAGAGTTTCTGAGaatgtttgaagaaaaaaatgtagagAAATCAAATGGATAATGGGCTTCGATCAAGATTGGTTACACCAAAATTTGCCAAATTTGCATGAATGAGGAATATGTTATTAGGTTTGTGCAACTGATGCTGCTCTAAAGGAAACATTGAGTCATGAGGTAAGCTCCTGCGTAGTAAGCCTTGTTGTAAGCTTCAAGATGATAAACTTAAGGATATATGTGCTGTGAGGCGTGGGATGGTGAGCCCCACTATGAGCCTTGGGATAGTAAACCTTAAGATGTATGTAATGTTAGATGCGATGCCATAAGAAGGTTTATTCTTCTCTCCTTGTCAGTCAATTGGTTCTCAGTGAAAATGCCTAAAGTCTAGCCCAACAAATCGAATCAAAATCATGTCATGGATTTAACTCGTGGAAGCGTTATGTTGGAAGGAGGATCATCAGGTTTACAACTGTGTGGCTCTCTAGGAAATGATGATTCAAAAAGTATGTTTTGCAAGTTGCAAATGTTGATCTCATGCCTCTCAATGGTCAGCAACTATTTGGTATGCAAGCATGAATATATGCACCTTTGAAACTGAGACACAAACAAGGAATGGGCATACGTGCAAAAAGACATGGCCATAGACTGGCTACTCTTATGGGGGTAGAAATAAGCACAACCATGGTCATTTCATTCTGAGgcattttatgaatatattccCAATCCAATGCATGAAAGTTAAAAGCCGAATCTCGGGCCAATTCATGATTTACAGATGCAACACTAATTGTTAGTATAACATATAATACAAGTATGATAGAATCGAGCTGAAAGCTAGACATGAtgcctttaaatatttttaaaatatgcatTCCTGTTTGTGTAAGGGATGATTCTATATGGCAGCTTACACCACAAATTTGACTCTAAAAATAGCCATCCCTCTTGTCTTGTTCCTCAGCTTCCTTGTTAGCTGTTTGAACAGATTTGAACCACAGGAATGCCTGCATTGGTAATTCTGGTTagctaaaaagaaaatagaatggaCTTTAACATGTAGTATCCCCTCTGACTTTGGATATTTATGTTTTGAAATCAATTTGGAGAGTGATTCACTTAGAAAAGCCTGATGCTGATTGAATTATCTTAATTGTTCAAATAATGGACCCTTTCTGCTCATAGCCATTGAAGTTTTCAAATCTCAAAGGAATAAATGTGTTAGAATCATTGTCCAAGGTAAAGTAAATCCATTCAAGAACCAAGATTATGGAGACATCTTTTTTCTTCACTACCTGAGTTTTCTGCATGCAAGAAacaaaagtatgaaaattgaaagaggGAAAGAAGATTGGAACAACTCACAGAAGTAGGGATGCCAGTAAATACAAAGAATCCCAGCAATGGAGCATAGAAAATACTGTCTGAGCTCAAAACCCCGAAAACAGGCTTTTTATTTGCATACTCAAAAATAGAACCTATCTGCACTCAAAGTTTAGAATATATCAACCAATTACTTTTTATCAGTTCCACAACAGTAGGACAGTAATCAAAAGCGAGTTTACCGCAGCAATTGCAGTCACTGCAGAGGTAAGTAAGTACACATAGAAGGGAATCTCAAAACTCTTTTCTGATTCATTCCCCATGCCTTCATCCTGAGCCCAAGGAGGGGGTTCACTTGAATCTGGCCGAGCCCAAGAGGGGATTGTTTCTTCAGACTTGTTTGACTTGGCAGAGCCTTCAGTTGTGGCCGACACAGAAAACTTATGAGATAAATTTCCCTTTTGGCGTCCAGGATGGGTTCTGTTTCTTTTCCTGGTGACTGATAGGTCCAGGATTTTATGGCCAACACCTGGAAATAATTTTGGGTGCCATGGACTCTCTTTTCTTGAACTATGGATTAAATTTGTGTCACATAGACACAACAATGAGGCTGCAGCCATAACTTCCTCTTTGTTTACTCAACTCTTCTGATTTCTTCAATTCAATAAGATACAAGCTTTTAGTGCATCATGTGTTATAACATATAGGACCCCAGGTAACTAGACAGATTACTAGTCAAGAATGTTATATTCGTTCGAGTAGCCAAATCAATACATGAATTGTGAAAAAGCTTCATGTAGAGACAGGTTGATAATCAAGAATAATAAACTTGTACAAGAGTGACCAAACCAATAGTATATCTTTTCTGATACAGTTGCAAAAGCTTCTCTAAAAGATATATTACAGCACTATAGTATGCCCCACTAGCCATGTGGGCTGATTCAATCAGTATAATCCAAAATAGCAGTTAGGAGCAGCAACCTTACTACTGAGAATGACACCAATATCTACTGATCCTAAAACTAATAGGTAACAACCTGAACATCATGAACTGGCATCAAAACTTTGCTTGAAATCAGTCAATAAAACAGCATTTCTAACTCTAAGAGAGCTATGGAAAAAGCCTACATAATGAGATAAATGCTTAAACTCTTCTGCATTTAACTAATTTCCATTAAGACACTTAGAATTTGGGCACAGGAATAGCTAATAGAAAAGGCAATAGCAGGCAGCCGTTTAAGAACACCTAAAATTCAGGCAAAGATGCATTCTgacaaattgataaattaaaaagCATGGTGTCACAGATGCTTCAAgtgagcctccccatgggttTATATAAAGCCTAAgactggagccatctacactaagccattggtgggaagagtgtggaaggctttagagatgcctagagatgtccacacatctctacactatgatggaaggcatgagagaagtccaaggctttctagagaattttaggaatctcttgtatatttttgtatataggtttgtacataaaattatgtagggtgttctagaatcttcttgatttgtaaggaactctccaaggttctagagagttccaaaggtacctataaataggtgagaacCTCATTTGGCTAAGGCACCAGCCCAAGACCACCCAAAAACCTAACCAACCAACCAAGTGAGCTTCCAAACATTGTATAGCTtcctttgaaagcaataaaacttccattctttaagagtcGCCTACCACGCCTTCTAAAACTTCCGAGTTGTGagcgtcttagcctagcaagctaagcattgggagtaagactgacttagcaagatcaaatgccttgacttgtctaagtgtcacacgagcttaggaaaagactaagtccgtgacaatgGGCTCCAACTCTCAAACCCATAGCTTCAAATCTTTATTAAAACCGAGAAAGGACAATGGTCTATTTCTTTAACACTTCAGCATGGTCGGTACCAGATTAATTTCCAGTGGTAAAATTAGTGAACATTAATTCaagtcaaaattttattttattttattttttttatatacacaattgtATAAGAtaatgtttctaaaaaaaaaagacaaaaaatccCCAGCTCAACTGAGTCAAACACACCTTGTGAATGAATCACGGCAGGTGAAAATttaacaattcaaaattttaaatacttttttcatattttctctgTATCTAAATCCACTTCTATACAAGAAAACGTTCCCAAATAGAAATCACCGTTAATCTAACAAAATTTCAGTCCGAGCTGTATTCCAAACCGGCCATGGTTCTACGGCTGTTCAAGGAGAAACCCTAGAATTCAAAACCTCCAGCAATAGCATTGCCACAGTTATAAAGCGCTCAGAGTGAAACCCGACCCTTTATTTTGtatccaagaaaatgaaaaaaaaacccacattTTGATTACAATGTTATATATCTCACTTTCTTTGCTGCCAAAAAtctaagacaaaaaataaaataaaataaaaagctaaaaaaaaaaaaaaatcaactaagcCAAAGAGTCGTATGAGTTTTAGTTAGAGtgaaattttcatcattctcGAGCCCTAGATGgtgaaaaaatgtaaaattaaaaaattctttcattttctcagcaTTCAAACGGTTGAATGTAACCTAGAAGTCGATTGATTGAATTGGAAATAGAGACTGAAGCAGTACCTTGAACCTAAAGATCGACCGAAATGCAGCGTTTGGATAAGGAGTGATCGAATGCTTTGTGTGAACCGAGATGAGCCTCCTCGTTCTGCAAGCAAATCCTAAAGCAGTGCGTGAATATTCAGTAAGGTGGTAATGGGCTGGGCCTAGGCTGGcccaatttttgaattattgGGCTTTAAGGGCCTGATTTCTAATTCCTTTAATTAATCTATAAATCAAATTTTGCCTCCTATAAATTGGTCTAGATTTCACAAAATCGAgaaatagtttattttctttttaaattcatagctcatatgtattaatatattaattttataattaatgaataaattaattaaatacgtgtcaaaataatttagattgatattatattaaatttatatcaaCATCATTTTATGTACGAGTTGACACATTTCTTTCAacatctttatattttctttgtccatatataaaatatttttcatgatattatatttatatttcaaaatattcaattaattctttaatattccatgtataaaatattttttataatatttcctAGCCCATTTagattaacattttttttccattttaaaaaaactttaattaacatgttttcaatttttgtaaatttttaagcTTTTTCATGCATCCATGAATTTTCtaactttcattatttttatattgtttagcttttttggaaatatttttgaaacaaatcttgaaaaatattttttagcaactatttttaaaaaacaattttttaggtCCTATTTtacaattgttttcaagaacagtttttttgttctttagaataataaaacaaaaaaaaatatgtttgatagtcaaaaattattttttttttttgttctttaaaacaaaaaatgcattgttttaagaaaatatcctttaattgttttttattattttactaatttttaagtattattttaaaaaataattatataaacatataaaatgattaaaaatatagcactaaatataaaaattattttttaaatatatttaaaaatattaaaagcaagttaaaaatattttaagttttcaaattgacttttattttacaaaacataagagaatagttttcaaaaaccattctaaaatattgttttcaaaactattttcgaaaacaattaccaaacaatattagaaatttggaatgtttttaacatatttatttttacaattttaaatatttttaaaaataaattttgttcataatattttatttttaatcattctttatgaattataattattttttaaaacaatttttataaaataagtaaaaacaacttaaaatagGTTGTTAAAAAACACCCTATTTcataaaaggttttaaaaaaattgtttttcatatatatatatatatatatatatatataaaagaaaaaaaaaggaagaaaaaattgaCAAGTTCTCTGAAAACAGTTTCATATTTTAAGAAAGGAGAAacctttttcaaaaaagttCCCAACTACTAGTTTTTCCAAATAGAACTTGGTCATACACTGAAGTTGGAAGCTATTCTTCCAAAGCTTTGACAACCTCGTTATCTTCTTGATCTTCGTGGCCTTGGATTAGACTGTCtgatttcatcaatggttaggTTTTTTTCTTCGCGTTACTTTGGTTccaatatatttacaaaattaaaatatttatatattgaattcTTTAAGATTATTTTTCCAAGTTATTTAAGATTTTGTTggcaaaaactaaaattatattcGCTAagcattaatttttaaaaacataataaatgattaacatttttaaaacattttttttggcatgcttatataatttaatagaaACCCATGTTGAAATCAATTACTTAGACCGGTTCATATCATAACAAAATTTAGTCATTACATTTTAGGTTtacttaaaaatgattaatattaTGAAACAACTATTagcaataaattttaaattttaccatatgtaaataaataatttaagaattatgcattttataaaatattaattaatatattttgacTTCTTGTAATCATAACCATCAATTGTTTTTAGGAATTATGTGCAAAATGTATGTCATAATTGATGATTTTATAtactctaataattttttttaatgctattTAGATACCAAACATGTTaggatttctttcttttattatttattactataattttgatttaaccCTCTATATCTTGTGGAAGCACATTATGAGTTATTTATGCTATTCAGGTATGCATCTTACCTTCATatcttaatttcataaattatgtattgttttatatatgatCATTATGTATTGCTTTGTATGTGATCGTCAACAAGTTTAGcatatcatttttattgtttttctgaCTTGTCATGTTTGATTAAGAGACTAGGGTAAAATGCATGAtgtgtgttttattttccaaactaaccattgatgtcttgtgatagtgCTTAAGTTGTGGTTCAGGTATGACAAtcttttctttatgattgtgttttgaattcttgtttggcatgctagtaTTAATAGAGTTTTGAAATCACTTTAGTCCATCTAAGTATCCATAATCAACTGATTCTTTgtcatatttttctcaatttagttagtagagaccttattagggcttagagggatgTTACCTCTTTGAAAGTACCTTtctgataggtaacctgatcttTGGACCCAAACTCGAGTTTTTCACAGACatcttttccaaaaatcaagagtctttttaggggttttgttcttatttgatttttccctttaaaaaaataaataaaagtaagtgacGACTCTaagtttttacaaaaataattttttttaccttaatcaAAAGTGAGTCTCACCAGTCGAGTGGGAACACACGTAAAAAATGCGGATCCACAactatcaattatcatgattcaccaaattactatactacatggattCTCAACtttaagaggatattgagcttgtacttaaatcaacaaaaaactttGATCTATGGATGAGACCCTAAAGTAGtaatatatccttatggattaggtcactattaatggaagTTGGTGGCAACAGACATTCTCAATAGAAACACTATAATATCTCATGGGTTGTTCCATTGgatgatctaaaggacatgcaatcatgaaatttgtggttataataattcttttaatggactttgacatatgctcttaggagctagagtatgtcagtcgatcacataataagtgagatttgtaactcaaggatttgagaggtaatcttgcaTATACCCTACGAAGATTTAGGGTATGGGAACAGAGCAATCCCAGGCTCCTAATACCTAGTTCAGATGAATCATTTTAGAACGTATGATAAATTCAAAGAAGGTTGAACCCTAATCTTTCTCTTTGATTTCTCAATTATTGGAAGGTGTGTTTTAAAGATTATAGGCCTACAAATTCATTGGAATTGTCTATGTTATTAGGGAATAAAAGTGATGGGGTGTTACATTGGTAATGCTTAACCAATAAAACTACATCAATGGTTTGATCTCACTCATATGAATTAAGCCATGTTTTTAAatacaattctcaaaaattagtttttcatagTAAGTCCTTGttctatttaaaaactaaaatatataataagtcCTTAGAATAttccatttgaaaatttaaatattttaaaaaataatatccatCCGACCTACCATATTTGAACTAGTGACCTAAGGATTACTATTAGGTTGAACCCACTTAttgcatgacaaccctttcTCTTACATGATTGTATGATTCCTTGTATTTGTTtactatctcactttagatcttaggttttttaaatgcacccacatccttcattatgcactttagattatccctgagtgttgagagatgggagaACTTTCACCATTAAGAAATCTACTAGGAAAGTGAGAAAGTGCATGTGTgaaggtgatgaccaccttgcatggaagcaccccgtctccttggaggcatgcagagggttgcgtaccgccggagggatcctttaacccacccattttatcctGTAGAGCCACCTCAACCTTGTAAGTTAACCTAgacccaattaagatttcattcctacacgtgggtgcatttgTGGACCTTCAGAGCTGCCTTGGTCATGATTGGGTTCGGTTTATCCCTTTTGTAGTCTCCTTTTGGTGTGATCAGAGATGGTTATCAGATTGAGTATATTTGGGCTATACTTCTATGCATTTGTCAGTTGATTCCTACAAAGTCACATTCGTACTGCACCTTATCTAGTGTTTCCATATTTGTAGGAGGGTTTACTATGATCGATCTGGATTCGTCTTCgtggattagagttggaggtagATTGACCAGAGTGTCAGACCAGTTAGACCAGAGATTGGATAAGAGAGATATGGACTCATAGATAGTTACCGTTGACTAGTTTGCTACAACTATAGCTTCGATCCAAGAGACTATAACTAATCTTGGCCAaaggatagatgggcagcaaACCCAATAGGTCCCAGCTCAGGAGAGTGCCCAATTTGATACCACAGTACCACTACCCCCTCCACCTAGTCATTCAACACCACAAGTAATACTTTTCACTCTGCATAGTCAAATCGATGTAGTCCCACCTCCTATCAAATTGCCTATCCAGACCTTAGAGGACCCACATACACGTATGGATCGACTCGAGTAGAGGTTGGGATAGATGAGGGTTTCAGACAGAAttattacttgggaggattttgatggagtaCTAGTGGCCAGTTTACTGACCAAGTTTAGGATGCctgagattgagagatacaTGGGTATAAGCTGTCCTCGTATCCATTTGAGGTTCTATAGAACGATTATGAGGGCCCATGGATTGGATGAAGTCTAGATGGTTATGCTTTTTCCTATGTCCTTGAGTGGTGTGGGATAACGTTGGTTTGCTTCATTGGATGTATCACGCCATAGGACTTGGGATGATTTGGCCCATgagtttttgagacagtttgcatttaacactgtcattgATGTTTTGAGAAAAGAACTAGAGGCTTTGAAACAGAGGCCAAAGGAGTCAATAACTTCATTTATCTCCCATTGGAGGGAGAAAATTTCACAAATTATTGATCGTCCTTCAGAGAAGGATCAAATTAGTATAATTTTGAGGAGTTTGCAACCTAGATTTGCTagacacttgatgggatttcccTACACGAATTTTGGATATTTGGTGCAGGCCTTGTATGGTATAGAGAAgggcattgctagaggattATGACTCGAGTCTTTCCTTATTGATTCTAAGGGGAAGAAACCTTCAAGAGGATAGAGACCAAGAGATGTAGGTGCTATTAGTTTAGTAGGGATGAGACCTCTTAGACGTTATCAGACAGTTGGGCAGACTTCTGGATTCTATTACCCACCATCACCTCATGTGCAGTATAGACCACTTGCTCCTTCCAGACCCATGACTCCTACTTATCTACATCCAATCTCAAACCTATTTTTGCTGCACATTTCATAGAGAGACCTCCTACGTCATACCCTAGACCCTGAGTCCCACATACCACTACTTATATACAGAGGTCGACGCGACAGTTCTCCCTGCTAGGTATGCCTTTGAGTTGAGCTTTCCAGATGCTCATGGAGGGTGGTTTATTGACTCAGTTAGCTCCCAAGCCTTTACCCCAACCCATACCACCTTGCTTCAGGATGGATTTTCATTGTTCCTACCATCAAAGTCCAAGGCATGACACAGACCATTGCActgctttgagacatgctatacAGGACTTGATAGACTAGGGTTTGGTTAACTTGGGGTAGCCATGTGTGACCACTAACCCTCTTCCTGCCCATTCTACACATGCAGTGCCTCCACCACTAGGAGATATCCATCATATAGACCTTATAGAGGATGACAATATACAtatgttgagttgggatgataAATTACCTGAGCCGATTGTTTTGCATGACAGTTGTGAGGTTGATGGGGTTTCATTGGGTCTTCAGGTTCTTGCACCATTCAATTTGATCCCAGATGGGGCGCCATTCCAATTGACTCATTCTACACATTTGGTTATCAGATACCAAAATAACATTGTCCCGTTCACTTTATAGCCAGAGGATGATGATTCAGAGGGGAGAGAGATAGAAATTGTAACTCGTAGTGGGAGGATAACTTAGCCACCACCACCAGCAGTCAGACCATTTGAGGGTGCAACCTCTCATGAGGAGGGTAGAGGAGAGGATGATGAGGTTTTGAGACAGTTACAGAGTACTCAAGCTCATATttctatttggagtttattgacatcatccagtactcatagagatgctttgattTGAGCCTTGAGTCATATCAAAGTAGAGACTACCACCACTCTAGAGgggttgattcatatgatgatgACCGATAGGATCACTTGCATTGTGTTTTCAGATGATGATTTGCCTCTTGAGGGTTTAGACCACATACGCCCTCTATATATCACAGTTGGTTGTTTAGGCCACAAAGTTCCATATATCTTGTTGGATAATGGCTCAGTGTTGAACGTCTTCCCTTTAGCCATTGCTATAGCCTTTGGTTTCACATATTCAGATTTTGGTCCTTCTACTCCGTCAGAGCATATGATAGCACTAATAGGGAGGTTATGGGTACCTTGGTGATTGATTTGCAGATTAGTCCAACCACATTCTCTACTTTGTTCTAGGTTTTGAGAATTCCTACA
Coding sequences:
- the LOC117912346 gene encoding WAT1-related protein At5g64700 gives rise to the protein MDAKKPFVAVLLIQTIYAGMFLVSKAAFNVGMNNFIFVFYRQAAATVFLVPLAIIFERKNVPPLSFVTFCKIFMLSLFGITLSLDVNGVALIYTSATLAAATTNCLPVITFFLAVLLRMETVKLRTSSGMAKIAGVLICIAGAATIAFYKGPHLQLMLHHHLFGHHNSHEHQSHVSSGATWVKGCLLMLMSNTFWGLWLVLQAYIMKSYPAKLLLTTLQCLLSSIQSFFIAIALERDPDQWKLGWNVKLGAVAYTGIVVTGVTYYLQTWVIEKKGPVFLAMSTPFALIITIFCSAIFLGEAISLGSILGGVLLVGGLYSVLWGKSKEQKMEKTSSTGQAEKETELKEEVAAQSPPPPFFV
- the LOC117913707 gene encoding uncharacterized protein LOC117913707 — its product is MAAASLLCLCDTNLIHSSRKESPWHPKLFPGVGHKILDLSVTRKRNRTHPGRQKGNLSHKFSVSATTEGSAKSNKSEETIPSWARPDSSEPPPWAQDEGMGNESEKSFEIPFYVYLLTSAVTAIAAIGSIFEYANKKPVFGVLSSDSIFYAPLLGFFVFTGIPTSAFLWFKSVQTANKEAEEQDKRDGYF